A DNA window from Arachis hypogaea cultivar Tifrunner chromosome 18, arahy.Tifrunner.gnm2.J5K5, whole genome shotgun sequence contains the following coding sequences:
- the LOC112768972 gene encoding F-box/FBD/LRR-repeat protein At3g14710 yields the protein MELPFSSLTTLSLVDSKLLEELVLNMHIFAAIKVPTNYVSLGCLKSLKLVGIRFNLDYKYSKDLTFDFPVLQNFEVVNCTWLHAIRVTFKVPLLESFFMKQEAESASYKPSSCPIYVSASHLKRFRYCAYGFISQCITLVDPLSAHNAFADITLWKCEKDTQTGLHAFLLLKQLNQVKYIKFEGSEVLPPSTGPKFPSFGMLKHLELGLVAGEILLGILLKSPILKTLILKGLKSKFDKELFSSADVPECLQNTLEVVKFGEVHGLEHELWLAKFVMENGLVLKRMSFSVPSWLGNFNAIEEFKEKLFSFKKPFSFAFVEFSSLRVRG from the exons ATGGAGCTCCCCTTTTCCTCTCTTACCACTCTTTCCCTTGTTGACTCCAAGTTGTTGGAAGAATTGGTGCTTAATATGCACATTTTTGCTGCCATAAAAGTTCCAACCAATTATGTTTCCTTGGGATGCCTAAAATCATTGAAGTTGGTTGGGATTAGATTCAACCTTGACTACAAATATTCAAAGGATTTGACTTTTGATTTCCCAGTTCTTCAAAATTTTGAGGTAGTGAactgcacttggttacatgcaATTCGTGTTACTTTCAAAGTGCCTCTACTTGAAAGCTTTTTCATGAAACAAGAAGCTGAATCTGCATCTTATAAGCCAAGTAGCTGTCCGATCTATGTTTCTGCTTCACATTTGAAAAGATTCAGATACTGTGCTTATGGTTTTATATCACAGTGTATTACACTGGTAGATCCACTGTCTGCTCATAATGCTTTTGCTGATATCACTCTGTGGAAATGTGAGAAGGACACACAAACAGGACTTCATGCTTTTCTACTTCTCAAACAATTAAATCAAGTGAAGTATATCAAATTTGAGGGTTCTGAG GTTTTGCCACCATCAACAGGGCCAAAATTTCCTTCATTTGGAATGTTGAAGCATCTGGAGCTTGGCTTAGTTGCTGGTGAAATTTTGTTAGGCATACTTCTCAAGTCACCAATTCTCAAGACTTTAATTTTAAAG GGACTAAAATCTAAATTTGACAAAGAGCTTTTTAGCTCTGCTGATGTGCCTGAGTGTTTGCAAAATACCTTggaggttgtgaaatttggagAAGTACATGGACTTGAGCATGAGTTGTGGTTAGCTAAATTTGTGATGGAAAATGGTTTGGTCCTGAAGAGGATGAGTTTCTCTGTTCCTTCCTGGTTAGGCAATTTTAATGCCATTGAAGAATTTAAAGAGAAGCTATTCtctttcaagaaaccttttagttTTGCTTTTGTTGAATTCTCATCTCTTCGAGTTCGAGGTTAG